The following coding sequences lie in one Capsicum annuum cultivar UCD-10X-F1 chromosome 5, UCD10Xv1.1, whole genome shotgun sequence genomic window:
- the LOC107870972 gene encoding kinase-interacting protein 1 — MLQRAASNAYSWWAASHIRTKQSKWLEQSLQDMEEKVEAVVKLIEEDGDSFAKRAEMYYKKRPELINFVEESYRAYRALAERYDHLSKELQAANNTIATVFPEQIQLAMEEEDEYGAPKVPKTPRQIPTSNGSNVPKVPTAPIKQLKGLITSASKKLQGKKASKQEDASKNVPKSGLQRTEALEEIDKLQKDILALQTVKEFVKSSYESGLSKYKGIESQIMEKQQRICKLEDEFGERRVIDDNDACTLMAEAALKSCQETLAQLQEKQERSTREASKEFKKIEDASSKLKSFKHNYLGDQIDEKKPDEKDNATKAVTESHILSQELRKDIELLQHKIAEQFDVSSMASLTVTQLAEKIDELVSEIVSLETAVSAQTVLIDRLKSEGDDLQIQIHVLKDDKEPLTDDNKQNLKISAMDIEDKLQGIQKMNKDVEFQNSRLQTCFATARTSLHCLAEKLSSVKPDEEVQDEEEPIVKVKSQDEPRKQKAHQSESEGPKNFSISKTEDQDVSKEESPSTIVSNKEGEVIETTNSHSNSKILEQTQVEKVDEKVSTHEALSHEVEEKGDEPNWKELLSSRLEDREKTLLAEYTTVLRNYKEVKKKLSEKEKKDRDTEFEVTLQMRELKSAIAKRDEEINSLREKVNVLQADNVAESNALKEKKQQASDPSDDQSLKKSKDMEETEDKENRNDQDIAKMTMVDEHASPSLIEENFRMEIDALLDENLGFWLRFSTTFHQIQKFKTTVQDLQSEISKLREKETEESNSTNTDMKSEIRPLYKHMREIQNELGVWLEQSVPLKDEMKRRSSTLCKIQEEITKALKDGVEEDKIRFSSHQAAKFQGEVLNMKQENKKVKEELEAGVDRINTLQVDVEKTVTKLEKEYGLAAGNQQEVNNSLGGSIPLRSFIFGTKPKKQRRSVFSSFHSNKKSL; from the exons ATGTTACAAAGAGCAGCAAGTAATGCATATTCATGGTGGGCAGCTAGCCACATAAGGACCAAGCAATCCAAATGGCTTGAACAAAGCCTTCAAG ATATGGAAGAGAAGGTAGAGGCTGTGGTTAAACTCATTGAAGAGGATGGAGATTCATTTGCAAAAAGAGCAGAAATGTACTACAAGAAAAGGCCAGAGCTGATAAACTTTGTGGAAGAATCTTATCGTGCTTATCGAGCTTTAGCTGAACGATATGACCATTTATCGAAGGAATTGCAGGCTGCCAACAACACCATTGCTACAGTTTTCCCCGAACAAATTCAACTAGCAATGGAGGAGGAGGACGAATATGGCGCCCCTAAAGTTCCAAAAACTCCCCGGCAAATCCCCACATCAAATGGATCAAACGTTCCAAAGGTTCCAACTGCTCCAATAAAACAGTTGAAGGGCCTTATAACCTCAGCTTCAAAGAAGTTACAAGGCAAGAAAGCATCCAAACAAGAAGATGCAAGTAAAAATGTTCCAAAATCCGGTTTGCAAAGAACCGAAGCTCTTGAAGAGATCGACAAGCTTCAAAAAGACATTTTGGCTTTGCAGACTGTGAAAGAGTTTGTAAAGAGTTCCTATGAATCTGGTCTTTCAAAGTACAAGGGAATCGAAAGCCAAATCATGGAAAAGCAACAAAGGATATGTAAACTAGAGGATGAATTTGGTGAGAGACGTGTTATTGATGATAATGACGCTTGTACATTGATGGCTGAAGCTGCACTAAAATCATGTCAAGAAACATTAGCTCAGCTCCAGGAGAAACAAGAAAGATCGACAAGAGAAGCGAGCAAGGAATTCAAAAAGATTGAAGATGCTAGTTCGAAACTGAAGTCATTCAAGCATAATTATCTTGGTGATCAGATTGATGAAAAAAAGCCAGATGAAAAAGATAATGCAACTAAAGCAGTAACTGAATCTCATATCCTAAGCCAAGAATTGAGAAAGGACATTGAATTGTTGCAGCACAAGATTGCAGAGCAATTTGATGTGAGCTCAATGGCATCACTAACGGTGACACAACTAGCAGAGAAAATCGATGAGCTCGTGAGTGAAATTGTCAGCCTAGAAACAGCCGTTTCAGCTCAAACTGTTCTAATCGACAGATTAAAATCAGAAGGTGATGACCTCCAAATACAAATTCATGTTTTGAAAGATGATAAGGAACCATTAACAGACGACAACAAACAAAATCTCAAAATCAGTGCGATGGATATTGAGGACAAGTTACAGGGTATCCAAAAAATGAACAAAGATGTTGAATTTCAAAACAGTCGCCTTCAAACTTGCTTTGCCACAGCCCGTACAAGTCTTCATTGTTTAGCTGAGAAATTGAGTAGTGTGAAACCAGATGAAGAGGTCCAGGACGAAGAGGAGCCCATTGTCAAAGTCAAGTCTCAAGATGAGCCAAGAAAACAGAAAGCTCATCAAAGTGAAAGTGAAGGTCCAAAGAACTTTAGTATCTCGAAAACAGAAGATCAAGACGTTAGTAAAGAAGAATCTCCCAGCACAATTGTTAGTAATAAAGAAGGAGAAGTTATAGAAACCACAAATAGTCATTCTAATTCCAAAATTTTGGAACAAACAcaagttgaaaaagttgatgaGAAAGTTTCAACTCATGAGGCACTATCACACGAAGTTGAGGAGAAAGGCGACGAGCCTAACTGGAAGGAGCTGCTGTCAAGTCGGTTGGAGGATAGGGAAAAGACTCTCTTAGCAGAATATACAACAGTTCTCAGGAATTATAAGGAGGTCAAGAAGAAGCTAAgtgaaaaggagaagaaagatagGGACACTGAATTCGAAGTCACATTGCAGATGAGAGAGCTTAAAAGTGCTATTGCAAAGCGGGACGAAGAGATCAACAGTCTACGCGAGAAAGTAAACGTTCTGCAAGCAGATAATGTTGCTGAAAGCAATGCATTGAAGGAAAAGAAACAGCAAGCGTCCGATCCTTCAGATGATCAAAGCTTAAAAAAATCCAAGGACATGGAAGAGACAGAGGACAAAGAGAATCGTAATGACCAAGATATTGCAAAGATGACTATGGTCGATGAACATGCATCTCCCTCACTCATCGAGGAAAATTTCCGGATGGAAATTGACGCATTACTAGACGAAAACTTGGGCTTTTGGCTAAGAttcagcacaacatttcatcaGATTCAAAAATTCAAGACAACAGTCCAAGATTTACAGagtgaaatatcaaaactaagagaaaaagaaaCCGAAGAGAGCAATAGTACAAACACAGACATGAAATCAGAAATCAGGCCTCTATATAAACACATGAGGGAAATCCAAAATGAGTTAGGAGTATGGTTAGAACAAAGCGTTCCTTTGAAAGATGAAATGAAGCGTAGGTCCTCTACATTGTGCAAAATTCAAGAGGAGATCACGAAAGCTTTGAAGGACGGAGTTGAAGAAGACAAGATCAGATTCAGTAGTCATCAAGCTGCAAAGTTCCAAGGTGAAGTATTGAACATGAAACAAGAGAACAAAAAGGTTAAAGAGGAACTTGAAGCCGGTGTTGATCGTATAAATACACTTCAAGTAGATGTTGAAAAGACAGTAACGAAATTAGAGAAAGAATATGGACTTGCTGCTGGAAATCAACAAGAAGTTAATAACTCACTAGGCGGATCAATTCCATTAAGATCATTCATCTTTGGAACTAAACCGAAGAAGCAGAGGCGTTCGGTCTTTTCCTCCTTCCATAGCAATAAGAAATCCCTATAG